From Oncorhynchus masou masou isolate Uvic2021 chromosome 7, UVic_Omas_1.1, whole genome shotgun sequence, one genomic window encodes:
- the LOC135543285 gene encoding serine/threonine/tyrosine-interacting-like protein 2, with the protein MASTSEGDQTVPDGEREKEATKVKSIQSHYLRCPSPSSFSVISESRFSMISGSDAESIYMEPIHLSSAIAAKQIINEELPQRGIRAESTPDSMLETAEQLMVEDLYNRVKDMIDDRSPYNTPCVMDIQRAMVQDRLEAPNNPVDEVWNNIFIAEKSVAVNKARLKRMGITHILNAAHGTGVYTGEAFYAGMNIGYMGIEVDDFAESDISPHFRTCAEFLDEALLTHKGKVLVSSMMGESRSAVLVAAYLMIFQHMTIMEALTTLRKKRPINPNEGFLKQLRQLNETLLEERDDDDDDTLSQCSVIDAHTRAHLFDDEESMMGVKAHSIMMEEEEDSQSVMSSVASSAAAAALRDGVFGGLRMGLDRAETTEGLALPGKDAGDGGEDTEDGDEDGMSMIREWQRRNEKYQSEEWWERQLMSEAGDEESLLGGMRGPGATEDLESVTSEDVQAMKERLKRRPRHSPSESVSTASCSSYSDLWKQRLKEIEEQAAARYCKKDDDNNSESTAMEGIQNKKQTIKDDVESVLSDTSSMYNFCKRNKENLTPLERWRVKRIQFGWNKNDEGRDGEKRAGGVSGSGEQGDGDAEARTPALEDVNLTAYQTWKMKQAKRLGEDNKATKDDIVEMSRGEDSATAKRRQRREELLERSRKTLEESQSMCGWETESSMSGSTLPLSAFFAQPDGSQTGRVANDDNMSMLSGRSSVSQARSTRSQASMGSGIPQGIPQVPMIPVPTMQGPGGEPMVDLSSIQNWIANVVSETLIQKEREMSLPPSQAGSVLSFGGTSSVVGPARRGLDDDKASMLSGASYSSSLAHHGVSAGRAESVLSGRSAASSTSNLSSISGLGSRRSKITTTSVPLYSLFADQVNLQKLDSMDKQMQSEMRNKMACYGVKKIVEDNKRSTLYKKKKPKDEGEEEEEKEDDYLTGKIKTSLPPAPEKKKAPTRSYGLSGCLNLSTALEKEKNTSVDDWLTNVMPPSINPASYSAEDETDPGPSASVYNFGGRRDSSEQEEEEEEYEVASRYRSRFQADTDSRVLGKFSSNSVDSSSYRTRRSYTATEEEEEEEESYTSKRKFTHHSQNESGGETEGRIERKEEKEEEEDVDRFLSELRQRSRARAEAEMQDDDIVAAWRAQQESKSNGYRSNDS; encoded by the exons AGCTCCCACAACGGGGTATCAGGGCAGAGAGTACCCCAGACAGCATGTTGGAGACAGCGGAACAGCTGATGGTGGAGGACCTGTACAACCGGGTGAAGGACATGATCGATGACCGCAGCCCCTATAACACCCCCTGTGTGATGGACATCCAGCGGGCCATGGTACAGGACCGCCTGGAGGCCCCCAACAACCCTGTGGACGAGGTGTGGAACAACATATTCATCGCTGAGAA ATCTGTGGCTGTCAATAAAGCTCGTCTGAAGCGCATGGGTATCACCCACATCCTGAACGCTGCCCACGGTACCGGGGTCTACACAGGGGAGGCCTTCTACGCTGGCATGAACATCGGCTACATGGGTATCGAGGTAGATGACTTTGCAGAGTCTGACATCTCCCCTCACTTCAGAACCTGCGCTGAGTTCCTGGATGAGGCCCTGTTGACACACAAGG GTAAGGTCCTGGTGTCCTCTATGATGGGCGAGAGCCGCTCCGCTGTGCTGGTGGCTGCCTACCTCATGATTTTCCAACACATGACCATCATGGAGGCACTGACCACTCTGAGGAAGAAGCGGCCCATCAACCCCAACGAGGGCTTCCTAAAACAGCTGCGTCAGCTTAACGAGACGCTACTAGAGGAGCGTGATGACGATGATGACGACACCCTCAGCCAATGCTCCGTCATCGACGCCCACACTCGCGCCCACCTGTTTGACGACGAAGAGAGCATGATGGGCGTGAAGGCCCACTCCAttatgatggaggaggaggaggacagccaAAGCGTGATGAGTAGCGTGGCCTCGTCTGCCGCAGCCGCCGCCCTCAGGGACGGTGTTTTTGGAGGGCTGCGGATGGGCCTGGATCGGGCAGAGACGACAGAGGGCCTGGCCCTGCCTGGAAAAGACGCTGGCGACGGTGGGGAGGATACAGAGGATGGGGATGAAGATGGCATGAGCATGATCCGCGAGTGGCAGAGGAGGAACGAGAAGTACCAGAGCGAGGAGTGGTGGGAGCGACAGCTGATGAGCGAGGCTGGGGACGAGGAGTCTCTCCTGGGGGGCATGCGGGGTCCTGGGGCAACAGAAGACCTGGAGAGCGTGACCAGTGAGGACGTCCAGGCCATGAAAGAGCGCCTGAAGCGGCGCCCGCGGCACTCCCCCTCAGAGTCAGTGTCCACGGCCAGTTGCAGCAGCTACTCTGACCTGTGGAAGCAGCGTCTGAAGGAGATCGAGGAGCAGGCGGCAGCGCGCTACTGCAAGAAGGACGACGACAACAACAGTGAGAGCACGGCGATGGAGGGGATACAAAATAAGAAGCAGACAATCAAGGACGACGTGGAGAGCGTGCTCTCGGACACCAGCTCCATGTACAACTTCTGCAAGAGGAACAAGGAGAACCTAACTCCCCTGGAGCGCTGGAGGGTGAAGAGGATCCAGTTTGGCTGGAATAAGAATGacgaagggagggatggggagaaaaGAGCTGGGGGTGTATCGGGCAGTGGGGAGCAGGGAGATGGCGATGCTGAGGCCCGCACTCCGGCACTGGAGGACGTCAACCTGACAGCCTACCAGACCTGGAAGATGAAACAGGCGAAGAGGCTTGGAGAGGACAACAAGGCAACAAAAGATGACATTGTGGAGATGAGCCGTGGCGAGGACTCGGCCACAGCCAAGAGGAGACAGAGGCGGGAGGAGCTCCTGGAGCGCTCGCGGAAGACGCTGGAGGAGAGTCAGTCCATGTGTGGATGGGAGACGGAGAGCTCCATGAGCGGAAGCACCCTGCCACTCTCTGCCTTCTTTGCCCAGCCTGACGGCTCACAAACTGGACGTGTTGCCAATGATGACAACATGTCCATGCTGAGTGGCAGGTCTTCTGTATCCCAAGCCCGCAGCACCAGATCTCAGGCCTCTATGGGCTCAGGAATTCCGCAGGGCATTCCCCAAGTCCCCATGATCCCTGTGCCCACAATGCAGGGACCTGGTGGGGAGCCCATGGTCGACCTGTCCAGCATTCAGAACTGGATCGCCAATGTGGTGTCCGAGACCCTCATCCAGAAGGAGCGTGAGATGAGCCTCCCCCCGTCCCAGGCTGGATCGGTGCTAAGTTTCGGTGGGACATCTAGTGTGGTAGGGCCAGCAAGACGTGGCTTGGACGATGACAAGGCTTCTATGCTGAGTGGAGCGTCCTATTCAAGCTCGCTGGCTCATCACGGTGTCAGTGCTGGCAGGGCCGAGTCTGTGCTCTCTGGTAGAAGTGCTGCTTCTTCTACCAGTAATCTCTCCAGCATCTCCGGTCTGGGCTCCCGTAGGAGCAAGATCACCACCACCAGCGTGCCCCTCTACAGCCTTTTTGCCGACCAGGTCAACCTACAGAAGCTGGACTCCATGGACAAGCAGATGCAGTCGGAGATGAGGAACAAGATGGCCTGCTACGGGGTGAAGAAGATCGTCGAAGATAACAAGCGCAGCACACTCTACAAGAAGAAGAAGCCCAAGGACGAGGgcgaagaggaggaagagaaggaggatgaCTATTTAACGGGAAAGATAAAGACGTCTCTCCCACCTGCACCAGAGAAAAAGAAAGCACCTACGCGAAGCTATGGCCTTTCGGGCTGCCTAAATCTCTCCACCGCTCTGGAGAAAGAAAAGAACACCAGTGTTGATGATTGGCTAACCAACGTCATGCCTCCTTCAATTAATCCAGCGTCCTATAGTGCAGAAGACGAGACTGATCCAGGGCCATCTGCCTCCGTGTATAACTTCGGAGGTCGGAGGGACTCGTCTGagcaggaagaagaagaggaggagtatGAAGTCGCATCCAGATATCGCTCCAGATTCcaggcagacacagactcacGTGTACTTGGCAAATTCTCTTCCAACAGCGTGGATTCCAGCAGCTACAGGACTAGAAGATCCTACACAgccactgaggaagaggaggaagaagaggagagttaTACATCAAAGAGGAAGTTTACTCATCACTCACAAAATgagagtggaggggagacggaggggaggatagaaaggaaggaagaaaaggaagaggaagaagatgtCGACAGATTCCTCAGCGAGCTTAGGCAGAGGTCTCGGGCTCGGGCTGAGGCAGAAATGCAGGACGATGACATCGTTGCAGCTTGGAGGGCACAACAAGAATCAAAGTCAAATGGTTACAGAAGCAATGACTCTTAA